From Camelina sativa cultivar DH55 chromosome 5, Cs, whole genome shotgun sequence:
GGATTGCTCAACAATGTTTAGACCTGGtgaattaaaatgtaaaaaaaaaaaaaaagaatggtatggcaacttaatattttttgaaaaatttacaaACTAGAATAGATATAACGTACCAGCTCTAGCTTCATCAACTGGAGTAGGTTTCTGACGTCTAAGTTCATCAGTTTGCCATAGTGAAGTTATCTCCCTGACCTGTTAGTATAAGTAAGTCTTAGTTGATTAGTTATTATGCTGAGAAAATCTATAGGGAATATATTGAGGTGGAGAGTACCAAATCTTCAATGAGCCTTTCACGATCTTCAAGGCTGAGATCTGATCTAGTGTTATAGTCTAGAAGATGCTGCAAGAAACATATAATCTCAACTCTCACGTGCTACTAAAGATAGAAACATGAACATATATGTCAACATCAATAGAAACTTACAGCAATTCTAACATGCTTGTACTGCAAGGTTCGTCGATTAATTTGAGTAGGATGAGCAGTAAGAACAATTTCGACCTCCTAGAGCGCGATTAAAACAATAGTGACCAGTCATATACCAAACTGGGAAAACTAATCtttgttaaaaacatatttagacCATTTTATGAAGTTGCTAGACCTGTTTGCAAACAGTTTCGTAAAGCTCGTCTGGAGAAATTCCACTTTGCAATAGCTGGCTGAATATATCATCACAAGATCTTGCAAGTTGTGTAACGTTACGAACTTTGTGCattctgcaaaacaaaaaaaaaagtatatatattcagAATCCAGTATGcatgtaaatatttttgttctaatgtgtttgaataaaaatcTATGACCTGTGATGAGTATCTGCAATGCCCATCAAGTTAAGAGAATGAGTGAATGTACGAGCCAATGTTAAGGCTTCCTCTAGAGGCATTTTGGATATTTCACTAGTCAGTTGCTTCTCCAAAAGGTTTGCAGTATCCTCAATACCAGCCAAACGCAAATTTAACGCACTCTGAAACGTTTATTACAACAAACAATGTGAGATTCCTAGAAGTGATCTACACAGATAAAAAAAGGGAACAAGTAGTAGATGAATTGTTAAAGCTTATTGAAAACGAATagacagaaaacaaaacctGAGCAAGAATCCGAATGCGTTCGACTTTTTCCATGAATGAGTTGCCGACTTCCTTTTGTAACACGTCGTGGAAGAGGCTACCGAGCAACTTGCAGTCATCTTCGAAGCTTTGGAATGAGATTTCCTCGGCGATATCGTCCGTCGTGTCCGTCATTGTATGGATGAAACAAAGTGAATGGTTGAAGAATGGGAGTGTTAATTGTAGtgatcaaagttaaaaatttcCGATGATTGATTTATTGTACGTTTGTTTAGGTATAGAAATTACTAATTATGGTGGTCAACGTAGTAAATTATGGCGCAGTTAAATTTGTGGTGCTAGTTCTATTCCCCGTAAAAAAATGGAAGCctattcttctttgtttccaaactttatttttcactctttcttctctaaacaacaaaaccaacaaaaaaaaaaaattatattttgggcCGAAAAGCTATGATGCATATTAGGCAAGTTGACGCAggtatatatgatttaattaattaattataaaaattctcTTGACaaggtgaaagaaaaaaataagcaaagagtttaaagaaaaaacaaaacaaaaagatcagaataatttttttgataatttgggAGACATAGTGACGATTCGTCAGTCACAAAATTAAACGTGGTATAAAGTGACCAAAGTTTGTGTTTAGAAGAAATTAGTTAGTTGGAGCTGGAGCATCTGGCTGTTTCGCTGGGATTGCATCTTCAAACACAGACAGTTTCTTGTATGACTCGTAACACTTTGCAAGAGTTGGATACGGTTCCTGTAGAAAAAATccatacaaaatataaacatacTTTTATAACAGTAAACTGCTATATACATGTAACAAGAAATTTGATgaaaaagtttacaaattaataattttaccaCATCGATATTGAATTTGATCTCTGCTGCGTGGATTTGGGTTGCTAGAAAAAGATCAGCCTAGACAAAAATAATGAGAGAGGTGAGTATTTTTTATCTTCTCGAAATCTTGGAAGAGATGATTAATTAATCTagagcaaataaaaaataccaAGTAAACTTCATCACCAGTCGCATATTTTCCAGCGCAATTCACCAACAGTTTCTCCAGAGCTAAGaggtaatatatgtttgtttagcTATGAATGTGTTCTTAGTTACGTATATGCTATAATGACATAGATGTTACAGATTAAGGTAGATTAGATAGTAACAATTCATAATTCATACCAGTATATCCTTTTCTTATAGCGTTATTAACCCAAGCAATCTTCTCCTCAGCATttgttttttcctctatataccTCTGTACAacccaagaaaaaaaggatGAATAATGTAGCAAGATCAGTTTTGGAatctaataaatgaaaaatcaaactcATGTCCTTACGATAACAGCTAGGTTTTGAAGAGGCTGTATACCAGAGGAAATGATACTCGCAGCCTGAAATAATaccagggaaaaaaaaactatatatattactgTCTTAATACTTCTACGCACGTACGGttctaaaatagaaaatatatatacctggTAATTTAAAGCTCGTTTATGGAGGTCACGAGGTAACAAAGGTGGCTCAGGATACTTCTCATCAAGATACTtttgataaaagaaattaaaccacaaaaatttcatgaatttttttgcttttaaatccacaaaacatataaatatatatagatggtaTACGTACTAACCATTATAATGGTTAAAGAATCAGAGATCACAACATCTCCATCCACAAGCACTGGCACAGTACCCATTGGATtaatcttctggaaatcttgagGATCAAAAATGATGTACTATTAAGAAGCCATTTTGCTTTCCATATATAGTcaacacacagaaaaaaaaaaactttgatgtgctaattttttttcaagttttaattataaaaaaaaatattattgcaactgaatacaaaaaaagaaaatttgcaCCAATTTATGTTAAACTAatattatagtttctttttaaatattttagtatcTTTATTACGTAAATAATGTATTATGTTACATGTATATTACGATTagctgtatatatattatatgtaggAAAAAATAAGTCTTAAACTGGTAACATTCACACACGAAAGACAAATAACGATGCTAAACACATgcaatttttaatcttttttttttttcttaaagacaATTATTAATCTAAAGGCTAGTGTAACTTCGAGATCTGAAAATAAAGCAATTTAAAATAGACTAGATCTGAAAATAAACCAGTTGCGCGCACTTGGATTGAATTGATCACCCTTGAGCAAATTCACTGCTATATATTCATACTCAatccctacaaaaaaaaatcgaacaaGAAATCCACAACTCAAATAAAGATAGATGGAAAAATAACGAATATTTTGAATCAGCTTAAAGTAAACCTTTTAAAGTGAGGGCTATTCGCACTCGATGGCCACACGAGCTTCTCCAGTAAGAATAGAGTTTCAGTTTCTCCTTCTTATTTTCGTTAGGGTAAGCCTGAAAAGAAAAGTCAAcgataaaaaaagaatttaagtaGTTGAGTAGTTGATGAGACGATGAAGTGTTATCAACTTATTATCAAAGGTGATTAGAAGAACAAGATTAAAAAGAGATTAGAACCATGAAGAAAATATGCTTTTTCTTGGCAGAATCTTGGAGTTTGGTTATTCCGATCGTAGAAGAGGGAAGTGAAGAAGTATTGACCATGTTGGGTCAATCAATACAAAAATAGGCAAAAATGgtcattttgtttattttatccTTTCCCGACTTGAAACGCCGCGTAAAAAgtcaaacaataataatattttagattCGTAGGGTTTGGTTATTAAAATACATAGCCTtaaaccaaacatatataattcatgcagtaatttttattatcacattttaaaataacatttttttgggGTTCATGGTGGTCAAGTCCTATTGTTAACTAAAATAGTTGGATTGTAATCTATAtctaatagcaatccgaataaatgccagtaaaagttatgttttttcaatcgtaccttttggataattttttaaaaaaatttgtaaaatatttaaattgtgtgttttacaaaaagttgtgattgttcattgtaaagttttttttgtaaaattgtaacTATTCATTTTAGAGTTCTGTTTTTTGAATATCGTATCTTTtgaaagctatatatatatttgtctgtttgaactgttttatttttttgccatgatacaaaataatataaaatttcaacttcaacggtttttacagctttataaattattctctagctagcatttattcttttaataGTAAAGAATTTCctccaattttttatttaacaaaagatttttgaaatgattaatctaatttacaacttttagttaattttaaatataaaacttaatgaaaatatctagagttttttttttccaagagttagatggattatatagtgagctTTTTGAATTTAACTTTTCATTATgataataaagatgtcttctatttaaaagcagtttatatgggttattagatataaatataatcaagtgcagacacaacaattgtgatttttcatagtaccttttcgtaaaatttttgtttttatttgtttttttttaaaggtcaAATGGTTGTATCTGTTCAATGTAGATTTGtgtctttttactatattttatttatattttttcatcacaactttttgttatAATAGATGTGTCTATTTGAAACGACtcgatcctttttttttttgaataataatagatataatatataatgaagcatcctatactacttaattaaaccaacccaaaccacaactcatcattgaaccaataacaaccattaagcacagcggaaacacaacaataatacaaactatcatatcatcaatacaataatattactaaccattctatccaacaacctaacaaaCTCTAACAATGgttccaacatcaataacataaccaacaacacacaaacgagaccctagatcatcctcctcctcaccGCCATGATTctacgtcacatacctgcacaccacaaacaacaattgagatgcgtaagtattatcacaaatacttagtaatGCAATCCTCCcttctactaggctatacacacaagcaactgagaaaccaatgtttaacaaataacaaccaagcacaaacaaaccaggaaaaacagACGTCAGCCGCTGCTGATAggaagtggtgtcgaccgacactacctaagtgtcgatcgacactccccacttcgtgtcgaccgacacctacttggtgtcaatcgacactgtCTCTACAACTCGTTTCTGCGCGAAGCGGAAAGTCGAAGATCCGTTTCCCaaatcctccaaatcgtccGAAACTCATCCAAAACTCTTGGAAACTCATAGAATCCAACATCCAACCACAAAGACACAAgaatacaacacaaacaacataaaaacaagcaaaacaaaggattctcatgcttagatcagacatggtcatgcactcacctctttctgcagaaagttttgatccaacagcgacgaatccaacccttagaagccatctcctttgttcctagcacgAGATATCCACTCCACAGCAACAGATCTCTCAATCCAAGCCAAGAGACTcccaaaactctcaagaacactctctaacactttttctcctttttccaAACTCTCTGAAAACGGCCAGACTCTAAAACCCCCGACCCTAGGTCGACTTCCCCTTTAAATAACTTGGTTTAGAGAtttcacttaaaccaaaccgctcaaatttgactatttaaaacaattaggTCGAACAAAGAATTGCTGGTGTCAATCGATACTaccctggtgtcgatcgacacccaaccccaaaatccccaatttttggttcgcggatgttacaattctcccccaccaatatggattcgtcctcgaatccctcAACATCGTCCCTCCACCAAGGACTTCCGTGCAACCGTCACCACGGCCTGCACATTCTCCGTCCGGACTGAACACCATCAGCCAAGGTTTTTCATGCGACtatcgcaacagcccgcacatccACGTGACCAAACAGCCCACACATCCTTAACCNNNNNNNNNNNNNNNNNNNNNNNNNNNNNNNNNNNNNNNNNNNNNNNNNNNNNNNNNNNNNNNNNNNNNNNNNNNNNNNNNNNNNNNNNNNNNNNNNNNNNNNNNNNNNNNNNNNNNNNNNNNNNNNNNNNNNNNNNNNNNNNNNNNNNNNNNNNNNNNNNNNNNNNNNNNNNNNNNNNNNNNNNNNNNNNNNNNNNNNNNNNNNNNNNNNNNNNNNNNNNNNNNNNNNNNNNNNNNNNNNNNNNNNNNNNNNNNNNNNNNNNNNNNNNNNNNNNNNNNNNNNNNNNCAACCTTCGAACTGCACCGCCTGCACTCTCAGACCGTCGTcctcgagccataccgtctcactctcggatcgtcaccctcgagatctcggtaccaggggaactactcatcccctccggggaactaatcatcccctaggagaactaatcatctcctctgcccTCAGGGTCGCAACCCGTCAAGCCCACGGTGCACCaagggaactaatcatcccctcaggagaactaatcatctccccaagagaactaatcatctcctccggagaactaatcatctccgcatgagcaaacaagtcctaaCGTCAATAAGCATCTCCCGACCGGAACTACCTCATCTGGTTCGTGTAAAACATCGCAATGCTCTACCAATTACCATATTCTCTCACCAgaatatcaccaccaccatgaccCCTCTTCAGGCCAACTCGAAAACATCTCAACCATTTGGGTGTTTACACACGCCCTTTCCATaaatagacaagttctaactattcatagaacatTCTATTTATTTGCAACCgcactttccataaataggcaagctttaactattcataaaacttcccatttttagaTCCCGCACATCTCGTAGCACCGTAACACCACCaatcaaaaaaatctttgagaactaatcatctcatctgtgaccactcttcaggtcaACCTCCGAACATCCCCGCCACTCCAGGCATTCCACACCTCCTTTTCAAAAAATAAgcaagtcctaactattcatagaaccttctatttatggaaagtttCCTTTAATGGAtctttctattttcatttcgCCATgacactttccataaatagcAAAGCTCTAACCCCAGAACACTTCTATACTTAGTAGCTTTCTAAATTTTCCATTTATGGAACTCCCGAGCGATTTCTTTTTTCCACAAGATCCATAAAGCACAAAAACCAAAGAACTCTATTTTATTAAAACCTCAAATGAAATAATCGTTTACAACCCTGAACGAAAAGACATaactgaaataaaaagaaacagaagccAAACTAAACTCCGGGAAACAGAAGCCAAACTAAACTCCGGGATTGGTGCCCCGCCCTTCCTTCGGCTGCACCCCTCCCACTGTCAACTGCTGCAACCTTGGACATTGAGGCCTGATATGTCTCACCTCCTTGCAGTAGAAGCACACTCGAATGTTCCCTTGCGTGCcgctcctcttgggacagcttgCCAACCTGTGATCTATGCTCCCGCACCCATAGCATCCCTGACCGCCTTGGTTTGTCACTGACGTGCCCTCCCGCTTCCTCTTAAGCCCTTGCNNNNNNNNNNNNNNNNNNNNNNNNNNNNNNNNNNNNNNNNNNNNNNNNNNNNNNNNNNNNNNNNNNNNNNNNNNNNNNNNNNNNNNNNNNNNNNNNNNNNNNNNNNNNNNNNNNNNNNNNNNNNNNNNNNNNNNNNNNNNNNNNNNNNNNNNNNNNNNNNNNNNNNNNNNNNNNNNNNNNNNNNNNNNNNNNNNNNNNNNNNNNNNNNNNNNNNNNNNNNNNNNNNNNNNNNNNNNNNNNNNNNNNNNNNNNNNNNNNNNNNNNNNNNNNNNNNNNNNNNNNNNNNNNNNNNNNNNNNNNNNNNNNNNNNNNNNNNNNNNNNNNNNNNNNNNNNNNNNNNNNNNNNNNNNNNNNNNNAAGCCAAACTAAACTCCGGGATTGGTGCCCCGCCCTTCCTTCGGCTGCACCCCTCCCACTGTCAACTGCTGCAACCTTGGACATTGAGGCCTGATATGTCCCACCTCCTTGCAGTAGAAGCACACTCGAATGTTCCCTTGCGTGCcgctcctcttgggacagcttgCCAACCTGTGATCTGTGCTCCCGCACCCATAGCATCCCTGACCGCCTTGGTTTGTCACTGACGTGCCCTCCCGCTTCCTCTTAAGCCCTTGCTCTGACCTGTTACCTTTGCTTAGAATGTTCtgctccaatgtctcctctgtctgaaccgctggactgaccaccactacctaagacctcaagtcatcctctatctcaGCTGCAGTCTCCACTAGCTCCGCCCTCGTAGCGTAACTCCTCCCTCTGCAGTGGACCCTCAAGTCCTCACGAAGCGCCCTCATGAACCTCTTGATCTGAGCCACCTTGGGCTCCATCGCCTGGCCCAAATAAgctagaagtcgactgaactctaaatccagctcccgcactgaccgagtcccctgagataGCTGAAGAAACTGCACCTCCAATCGGTCTAACGCCTCTCTCGGAAAATACTTGTGATTGAACTCCTCaacaaagtcagcccaagtcatctccctctgcactctcctagcagccactgatctgcACCACACATCAGCATCACCACTGaaatggtggacccctatgtccacccaaaactccttataacatctcagagtatggaagttacgttccacactcgttcTCCACGCATCCGAAACAGTAGGGTCTataccacccgaaaacctctcagtgaagAGAccattcatctccttgagcatggacagATAACGTCCATGAGCTCCTGCATCcacagccactggctgccgctcctccgccaccactggtggcactacctgagcctgagccggtaccactggtggcaACCACTCCAACAgctgtgctagcatagccgcaaaaTCAACACCAGGggctccacccgctgggacttccacacccggaaccctagcaccaCTGGCCACTCGAGCACCGACACCGCCTGCACCGACCCCCTCATCGCCTACGGTCCTATCAATACCACCACCGGCAAAactcatggacccctcctgGAATCCATGCGACTCGCCggcaccctcagctgtcacactctgctcaacagactcACTCActgctgggactctgcccctaccacgaccacgaccgcctccccgaccacgtccgcgtccacgaccagcaataGCTCCACCcttaaccatctgcactacccagaACAGAAAGCTAAGTACACAATTCAAAACCGCGCACAACACACATCTTACcatggaatctcattgaaggctcaaagaggatgatactaggacttcataccacatgcaaattgactaactactcataatcaattccatcacacaacatcatgcatcatgcaaaaggaaaataattcacccaattaaattcctaaccgctctaacccatccacttaaccatcctagaaccgtaagggctctgataccaaattgaaacgacccgatccgttttttttaataataatagatataatatataattaagcatcctatacaacttaattaaaccaactcaaaccacaactcatcattGAACCAATAACAACCATTAAGCACATCGGAAACAcaactgatatgctcaaatttaccctagagctactctctcaaattaagagatcagtGCAGTAcataggggtcgaattccacaagaactcaagactacacaataaattatagagttttttaattaagctaaacaaattaatttaaaattgaaataacaatacaaaatattaaataaaactgttgtaaattcaggggatcaaaaagctaggtctagggaatttcttaggaaattacaaattattaaatcaacaaataaataagattcaagcaattaaaacagatctagaactctaaacacttttgtaaaataaatcagttctcactgcaaatattatctaaatttaaaaccagaaaatccaaatctctttgtaaaattctaggttaaaaatcagctttaaaaacaggtttagattgttcacaaaattactaaatcaaatctctttgcaagaagtaattttgctcatcaaaagatttttgtcaggaaaacaattatattctcatatcaattttttttcctaaagtattaattctaggtgatcaatcaagaattaatatgaagaacaacctaagatgaagatctagatagatattgaatcctaaataaacagatctaataaataataagaaccctatgaaaaaccatgaacctaacaagcaaactactcggacatattcaatgaagaacaaaacataattctgaataataagcaatagagattaaaagagtaaaagggagttcaagaattcttctctacaaagcagatctctctctccgaagctctcaaaatctcacagggttgcaggaaaaataaaacttgatagaatacaacttaatggtttggaaaacctaaatatactatttatatgtcctaaaacacgtcagggacttttgttgcaaatatggaaaacttcgggaaaatttgtaaaacttccaaatttgtgattcttcatcggctgaacatggcgtcgatcgatgctaaggcagtgtcaatcgacactccctctctgTTCTGACTCCAAGTTCGTTTCTTCTGAATtgatgctccaaaatgatccaaattgctccattttgctcatttcatgccaaaatcctagaaaacctgtaaagactcaaaaacatcctagaaaacacatcaaaagactctaaaagactccttatatcatggttaaaaaccacaaaaactatgatatatcaactcccccagacttagcctttgcatgccatcaagcaaa
This genomic window contains:
- the LOC104787929 gene encoding glutathione S-transferase Z1-like, whose amino-acid sequence is MVNTSSLPSSTIGITKLQDSAKKKHIFFMAYPNENKKEKLKLYSYWRSSCGHRVRIALTLKGIEYEYIAVNLLKGDQFNPNFQKINPMGTVPVLVDGDVVISDSLTIIMYLDEKYPEPPLLPRDLHKRALNYQAASIISSGIQPLQNLAVIRYIEEKTNAEEKIAWVNNAIRKGYTALEKLLVNCAGKYATGDEVYLADLFLATQIHAAEIKFNIDVEPYPTLAKCYESYKKLSVFEDAIPAKQPDAPAPTN